The following DNA comes from Pseudomonadota bacterium.
ATGAAATAGCTATTATGCTGTGTAATTATGTAGAAGCTGATTTTAATAGAAAATATGATGAACCGAGCTATATTGTGGAAACCCTTGCCCCGAGGGAACGCACAAACCTGTGGAAGAAACTTGGAATTATGCCGGGCGGGATTTACGGCGAGATGATGTTTGCTACAAGTTCGTGCCTGACCAACGTAGACGGTTACTATGTAAGCCTTGCATTAAAAGCGATGCGTCTTGCCATAGCAACGGCATACGAGAGCCAGATCGTAAACGAATACTGCCAGGACATACTCTTTGGCGTACCAACGCCGCACAACATGCGTGTTGATCTGGGCGTCCTTGACCCTGATTATGTAAATGCACTGCCCAACGGGCATGAACCTTTTCTCGGCTTTGCCATGGTGCAGCTTGCCAGAAAACCTGAGTGGCAGGAGAAGGCTAAGGCTGTCGGCGCAAAGGGCATGAGGATAATCGCAAATATCGAAACAGGTCAGGAGATGATCCAGAGATGGGAGATGGATGATATATTTTATGGCTTTACCGGTAACTGGATCATGCAGGAGGCAGTCCTTGCAAGCGGTTGTATCGACCTCTTTGCCTGCGATATGAACTGCTCCATGCCAGTAGACCCTTTTTATGCTGAAAAATATAAATTCAAACTCATCCCTGTAAGTCAGCTTGTTGCCTTTGAAGGGGTTACGGAGAGGATCAACTATAGCCCCGAAGAAGCAGAAGGGCAGGCTGCCCGGCTCTTACAAATGGCCATTGATAATTTTAAAGAACGCAGGGCCACTGTTATACCTGTTACGCAATTGCCCATGAGAGAGGCAGTCGTTGGCTTCTCAACGGAAAGCATTCTTGAGGTCCTTGGAGGAACACCGGAACCCTTGTTAAAGGCAATAGCAAGCGGAGCCATTCGCGGTATTGCAGGCCTTGTCTCCTGCACGAGCCTTCGTGACAGCGGGCAGGACGTGCACAGCATCCGGATAGCAAAAGAACTTATTAAACGCGATGTACTGGTACTTTCTATGGGCTGCGGCAACGGTGCCATGCAGGTTGCAGGCCTTTGCAGTCTGGAGGCAAAGGAGCTTGCAGGCAGCGGCCTTAAGTCTGTATGCGAATTGTTGCAAATCCCTCCAGTATTAAGCTACGGTACGTGCACAGATACAGGGCGAATCGCCGATTTTCTGGCAGCCATATCAGTTGCCCTGGGGAATGTGCCCATACCTGACCTTCCTGTTGCTGCCGTTGCACCGGAGTATA
Coding sequences within:
- the cooS gene encoding anaerobic carbon-monoxide dehydrogenase catalytic subunit, producing the protein MEDDRISYHESVRKVYDRIKNDNMDNIWDRYEAQGMGGNPDQRCPFCQGGVRCDLCSNGPCRADVAKDKRGVCGITGDGMAMRMMVLRNVMGASTYHYHTEQTIKTLRATVNGKTPFKITSPEKLEKFAERFGIPTMISEDEIAIMLCNYVEADFNRKYDEPSYIVETLAPRERTNLWKKLGIMPGGIYGEMMFATSSCLTNVDGYYVSLALKAMRLAIATAYESQIVNEYCQDILFGVPTPHNMRVDLGVLDPDYVNALPNGHEPFLGFAMVQLARKPEWQEKAKAVGAKGMRIIANIETGQEMIQRWEMDDIFYGFTGNWIMQEAVLASGCIDLFACDMNCSMPVDPFYAEKYKFKLIPVSQLVAFEGVTERINYSPEEAEGQAARLLQMAIDNFKERRATVIPVTQLPMREAVVGFSTESILEVLGGTPEPLLKAIASGAIRGIAGLVSCTSLRDSGQDVHSIRIAKELIKRDVLVLSMGCGNGAMQVAGLCSLEAKELAGSGLKSVCELLQIPPVLSYGTCTDTGRIADFLAAISVALGNVPIPDLPVAAVAPEYMEQKATIDAVFALALGLYTYVNPVPTVTGGPNLVKLLTEDCKQVTGGVMSVEKDPVKAVDGIMAHIEANRKKLDI